The genomic segment GAGTATGCAGCACGAGCAGTACGACCAGCGGGGTGGGGGCTATCCCCCGGGGTACCCGCCCCAGCAACCGCCCCCCCAGTACCCGGGGTATCCGCAACAACCCTATCCCCCGCAATATCAGCCCCAGTACCAACCCCCAGGATACGGCTACAAGAAACCGATGGAGCCGCCCGAGTTCGCCTGGCTCTGGATGACCATCGGGATTTTCTTTTTTGTCTCTTTTTTCATCCCCTTCAGCAGCGATCCGATGTTCTTCATTTGGGACTGCCCGGGGATCATGATTTTCCTGTTCGCAACGGCCATGGTGATGGGTATCGGGATCCCGATCGTTGCGTACGTGGTTCCCAAATTCACCCGGATGATCGTGCTGCTCAGCATGGGTGCGTTCGGGCTACTCTCTTTCACCATCTTCCAGGGGCAGCGCGCCGGTGCGGGAGGAACCTTTCTGGCCCTTTCCGCTTTCGCTTTCGTCGGAGCCTACATCGCCGACGAATCCCGGTTGAAATACCCTTTCAACTTCCTTTCCCGTTTGCTGGGAGGGATTTGCGGGGGGGCGCTCGCCCTCTTCGTTATCCTGGGTGAACTGCTCCAGATCACCCAGACAGGGTATTTCACCGGCATGAACGCGATGAGGGTCATCAGTTTCATCGTGATGCTCCTGGCCAGCCTGACGCTCGCCGGGGCAGGGGTGATCCTCCTGGTGAATCTCGCCGTGCGCCCGGACAGCTCCAAGCTGGCGAAGATGTCCCGCCTTCTCCTGCAGATCGGCATGCTGGTGCTTCTGGGGTGGCCGCTCATCGGGGAGCCGGTCTCCATGCTGATCGATTTCTCGTTCGCCGCAGGGCTCTGGACCTTCTTCTTCGTTCTCCGGATCTCCGGTTTTGTCCTCGGTTACATGATTCTGATGGGATTCTGGCTGTACAAACTGCTCGACCTGGTTTCCTTCCAGAAATATCCGGGGCAACCTCCGGTATACCCGCAGTACCCGCCCGCTGGGGCCGGGCAGACCCCCGGTTACGGCCCGCAGGGCGGCTACGGCCCGCCGCAGGGCTACGGTCAACCTCCGCAAGGCGGTTATGGTCCGCCTCAAGGGGGTTACGGCCCGCAGGGCGGCTACGGGCCGCCGCAGGGCGGTTACGGCCCGCCCCAGGGCGGTTATGGTCCGCCCCAGGGTGGTTACGGCCCGCCGCAGGGCGGTTACGGCCCGCCACAGGGCGGGGGGTGGCCGCCTCCCGGCGGGGGGCAGCCTCCTCCGGGGCAGTGATAAGGCCCTCCGTTCAAAGTAACCGGCGTCCGCTGACGCCGGTTTTTTTTTGGGGTTCCCCCCATTTTCCCGGCACTGCTGCCTGATTTTTTCGTATACTGTCGTTTTGTGAAATTAACCCGGAGGTACAACCATGAAAAGAATTCTGACCATCGCCTTCTTCGCGCTGACCCTTGCCTGCTTCGGGCTGGCGGACACCCCGAAGGACGACCCCAAGACCACCACCGGCAAGTCGGGCGCCACCTGCCAGTCCAAGGCCCAGGGCCAGGACGCCGGCAAGACCCCCTGCGGCCACGCCAAAGGTTCCGCCGAGTGCCAGAAGGCCCACCAGGGCGGAAAGGGCTGCTGCAAGGGCGCCGAAGCCCACGCCGCGGGCTGCTGCAAGACCGGCTCGGCCGCCCAGGGCGAGGCCAAGGGCCAGTGCCAACACGGCAAGGACGCCGCCAAGTCCGGCGCCCAGGGCAAGTGCCCGCACTCCGCCCAGAAGGAATCCGCCCAGACCGAACCCGTGAAGTAGGGCGAAACGAACCGTGACGCTCACGTGGCGTCGGCCCATAGCCGACGCCGCGTCAGGGGCGTCACGAAAAACGTTTCCGGACCATCAACATCACCTCGATTTCGCGAGTGCCGTCATCCGGGCGACAACCATCCCTTGGATCAAGGGGGGTTGCCGTTGGGGTGACGGCGCTTTTCCGTTTTCAGTCGAGGCGGTTTCCGCCCAAGCCTCACGCCTAACGTCGCGAAGGGCAACCCTCATGCCCGACCTGCGGGTACTCCGAAAATGATGATGGATCATCGCTCCATCGTGACGACGTCACAAGAAGTTCGGAGATCGAACGGGAAAGTGCCTGTGACGCCTTTGTTCGAGACGTCGCCCAGGGACGATGGCCTTTTATTGCGGGGAGTTTCAATCGTGAGCCAGGATCCGATCGAGGGCCCGTCGAAGGATCCAGGCTTTTTCCCGGGCTGACTTCTCGGCGCGCATGGCCCGCAGGGCCCGTTCCAGGTCCTTGCGCGACGCTTCGGAGACCTCGGGCATCGCCCGCAGCGCCTCGCAGGTGATTTCGTACACGGCGGCGCAGGCGGCAACCTGGCCACCGTTGAAGAGCGGTACGCCGCGATCGATCGCCATTTCGACGAGCGCCCGGGGGGGGAGTGGCTTGCCGACGGTTTCAGGCGGCAGCAGCACCTGGTCGATCACGTGAATGATGCCATTGGAGGCAACGATGTCGGCCTTCAGCAGGGTGGCCGGCCCGATTCGGACGCGGCCGTTGTCGAACATCGCGGTGATCTCCGTTCCCTGCAGCGTGACGGCTTCGCGGGCTTCGATCGCTTTGGCGAGCGTCACGCGGCCGGCGACCACGTGATACAACAGAATCCCGGCCAGTTTTTCCTTGTTCGCCGGCTTACGCAACTCGTCGAGGGTGCCGGCAGGCAGCCTGGCGAAAGCCTCGTCCGTCGGGGCGAAAACCGTGAAGGGCCCCTCGCCGGAGAGCACCCCGGCCAGGCCCGCGGCGGTCGCCGCGTCCAACAGGGTCTTGAAGCTTCCGGCGGCGGCGGCGACATCGACCACCGTCTGACGCGCGGAGGCTGTATACGTCGGGTCATCACCGGCCACGGCCTTCACGGAGGCGATCTCCAGCTCAAACGGCCCCGGTTTCTTGTCGGCAATCGTGAAACCGACCGAGGTGACTTCCGCGGGGTCCAGAGAGGCCCCGGGCAGATTGCTCCCGAAGGCCTGCAGCTTGAAGTCGCCGAGGGGGATGCGGGTTTCCCGCCACTCTCCCCGGGCCGTGGGCAAAAAGGCGCGGTAGGAACTCGCGCTTAACTGCCGGGCCACGCGAAGTTCGATCCAGTAAGTGCGCCCGTCGCCGCGGGCCTTCACCACGATGCCGGACAGGCCGGACAGGTCCAGGGCGGGGAGTTCGGCGCGGATGGACGCAAATCCGCCGTTGTTTTCCAGCGAAAGCGTGCCGCTGAACAGCAGGGTGTTCGACGCCGTCCGCTTGAATCCGCCCTCGGACACTCCGCCCATCACCCCGTCGTTGACGGACTTCCAGGATCGGGTGGAATCCGGGGTGTCGAAAGAAGCGAGGACCTTCGCCTCGCCGGCGGCTGCGATGCCGGCCATCACCACCACCAAGATTGTCATTGAAATCGCCCTGAATGTCATCGGGTGTCTCCTTTCAGCCGTTCGGGCTGTCTGACTTCGATGCCGCGAAACAGGGAACCGGTGCGTGTCGACTCAAACAGTTCCTTCTTTCCCCGAAAATTTGTTGAAACAAATATCGTCTTGACAAGTTAAAAGGGTGATCGTCGGGCCCGCGGACAGCGCAATTCCATCCGGGGCGGGTTGAACCACTGGGCCGGCGGGCCGTTCGACGACGACTGGTTCGGTTTCGTGCCCAATGGATCGCAGCG from the Acidobacteriota bacterium genome contains:
- a CDS encoding fasciclin domain-containing protein; translation: MPGASLDPAEVTSVGFTIADKKPGPFELEIASVKAVAGDDPTYTASARQTVVDVAAAAGSFKTLLDAATAAGLAGVLSGEGPFTVFAPTDEAFARLPAGTLDELRKPANKEKLAGILLYHVVAGRVTLAKAIEAREAVTLQGTEITAMFDNGRVRIGPATLLKADIVASNGIIHVIDQVLLPPETVGKPLPPRALVEMAIDRGVPLFNGGQVAACAAVYEITCEALRAMPEVSEASRKDLERALRAMRAEKSAREKAWILRRALDRILAHD